The Niastella koreensis GR20-10 genome includes a window with the following:
- a CDS encoding glycoside hydrolase family 2 TIM barrel-domain containing protein: MQRSRYSLLVISILFCQYSLFAQSARMREDFDNNWTFHLGEAANAKASEFDDASWRKLNLPHDWSIELPFDSTSPTNNSGGCLRGGLGWYRKTFTVPATDKGKIIFIDFDGVYRNSEVFINGHSLGMRPNGFISFRYELSQFLNYGGKNVIAVKVDNSQQPNSRWYSGSGIYRNVWLVKTGTTNIENWGTYVTTPSVSASSAKVTVTTSLTGTGEYCDVTTTILNAAGAPVGTQTQKGLHIGSLQTLPQTFSIGSPVLWSLENPYLYKAVTKVMSKGKLTDEYTTNFGIRSYKFDVDKGFFLNGKQVKIVGVCNHHDLGCLGTAINTRALERQLQILKGMGVNGIRTSHNPPAPELLDLCDKMGFIVMDEAFDMWKHRKVDFDYSKDFDEWYKQDLKDQVLRDRNHPSVFIWSLGNEIPEQHGKDGDTTGMALLREMQRIVRSLDDRPTVTANNHTDDNNQLLKSGIADLIGYNYNQGIWMPEHVQKKWGRKPFIVTESVSALQSRGHYDQPSDSMRVWPQRWDAPLKGANADFTCSAYENCYTPWGSSHLTTLKAFLKYESVSGMFVWTGFDYIGEPTPYPWPARSSYFGIVDLAGFPKDVYYLYQSLFTTKNVLHLFPHWNWKPGQTIDMWAYYNNADEVELFINGKSQGIRKKTGDDLYVMWRVPFEAGKVEAISKKNGKAVATQVIKTAGEPAKLIVQADRSAIKGDGKDLSFVTVKVVDAAGNLVPDAANEIQFKVSGAGFIAGVDNGCQTSLESFKGSQHKAFNGLCLAVVQSNGKPGVIKLQAQAAGLAGASIDITGK; encoded by the coding sequence ATGCAGCGTAGCCGATATTCATTACTCGTTATCAGTATCCTGTTTTGTCAGTATTCCCTGTTTGCACAATCTGCCAGAATGCGGGAAGACTTTGATAATAACTGGACGTTTCATTTGGGTGAGGCAGCCAATGCCAAAGCCTCTGAATTTGATGATGCCTCGTGGCGCAAACTGAACCTGCCGCACGACTGGAGCATCGAGTTGCCATTTGATTCAACCAGTCCTACCAATAACAGCGGCGGTTGTTTACGCGGCGGGCTGGGCTGGTACCGCAAAACATTTACCGTACCGGCTACCGACAAGGGCAAGATCATTTTTATAGATTTTGACGGTGTATACCGCAACAGCGAAGTGTTCATCAACGGGCATTCGCTGGGCATGCGGCCGAATGGATTTATTTCTTTCCGCTATGAGCTCTCCCAATTTTTGAATTATGGCGGTAAGAACGTGATTGCTGTAAAAGTAGATAACAGCCAGCAGCCCAACAGCCGCTGGTACAGCGGCAGCGGTATTTATCGCAATGTATGGCTGGTAAAAACCGGTACTACCAATATTGAAAACTGGGGAACCTATGTAACTACACCCTCGGTGTCTGCTTCCTCTGCAAAGGTTACTGTAACCACTTCATTAACCGGTACCGGCGAATATTGTGATGTTACCACCACCATCCTTAATGCCGCTGGCGCTCCTGTTGGCACCCAAACACAAAAAGGATTGCACATCGGTTCATTACAAACCCTGCCGCAAACATTCAGTATAGGATCACCTGTTCTCTGGAGCCTGGAGAATCCCTATCTGTACAAAGCGGTTACCAAGGTAATGAGCAAAGGAAAGCTCACCGATGAGTATACCACTAACTTTGGCATTCGCAGTTATAAATTTGATGTGGACAAAGGATTTTTCCTCAATGGAAAACAGGTGAAAATTGTTGGGGTATGCAATCACCACGACCTGGGTTGTTTGGGCACAGCCATCAATACCCGGGCGTTGGAGCGGCAATTACAGATCCTGAAAGGTATGGGCGTAAATGGCATTCGCACCTCGCATAACCCACCTGCGCCTGAGTTACTCGACCTCTGCGATAAAATGGGTTTTATTGTAATGGACGAAGCCTTTGATATGTGGAAGCACCGCAAGGTAGATTTCGATTACAGCAAAGACTTTGACGAATGGTATAAGCAGGACCTGAAAGACCAGGTGCTGCGCGACCGCAATCACCCCTCGGTATTTATCTGGAGCCTGGGCAATGAAATTCCCGAACAACATGGAAAAGACGGCGATACTACCGGTATGGCTTTGCTGCGCGAAATGCAACGCATCGTGCGCAGTCTCGACGACCGGCCAACCGTTACCGCCAACAACCATACAGACGATAATAACCAGTTGCTGAAATCGGGCATCGCTGACCTGATCGGTTACAACTATAACCAGGGTATCTGGATGCCAGAACATGTACAAAAGAAATGGGGACGCAAACCGTTCATCGTAACGGAGTCGGTATCGGCCCTGCAATCAAGGGGGCATTATGATCAGCCGTCAGACAGCATGCGGGTTTGGCCCCAACGCTGGGATGCTCCCCTCAAAGGCGCCAATGCTGACTTTACCTGTTCAGCTTATGAAAATTGTTATACGCCCTGGGGATCGTCTCATCTGACTACGTTAAAAGCGTTTTTAAAATACGAAAGCGTAAGCGGCATGTTTGTGTGGACGGGTTTCGATTATATAGGCGAGCCAACACCATACCCCTGGCCGGCCCGTAGTTCTTATTTTGGTATTGTTGACCTGGCCGGGTTTCCGAAAGACGTTTATTATTTGTACCAGAGCCTGTTCACTACCAAAAATGTCTTGCATTTGTTCCCGCACTGGAACTGGAAGCCCGGACAAACAATTGACATGTGGGCTTATTACAACAATGCCGATGAAGTAGAGCTGTTCATAAATGGGAAATCGCAGGGTATAAGAAAGAAAACCGGTGATGACCTGTATGTGATGTGGCGCGTGCCGTTTGAAGCAGGCAAGGTAGAAGCCATCTCAAAAAAGAATGGAAAAGCAGTAGCTACCCAGGTGATAAAAACAGCCGGTGAACCCGCGAAGCTAATTGTACAGGCCGATAGAAGCGCCATTAAAGGCGATGGAAAAGACCTGTCGTTTGTAACGGTAAAAGTGGTAGATGCAGCCGGTAACCTGGTGCCCGATGCTGCTAATGAAATTCAGTTTAAAGTAAGCGGAGCCGGGTTTATTGCCGGTGTTGATAATGGTTGTCAAACCAGCCTGGAGTCATTTAAAGGCAGCCAGCACAAAGCATTCAATGGCTTGTGTTTGGCCGTAGTGCAATCAAACGGAAAACCGGGAGTTATAAAACTACAGGCGCAGGCAGCAGGATTAGCCGGTGCAAGCATCGATATAACGGGTAAGTAA
- a CDS encoding phytoene desaturase family protein, whose translation MNVMNTHDAIVVGSGPNGLAAAITLQQAGVKVLLLEGKKTIGGGLRTAELTLPGYLHDICSAIHPMAVASPFMSQLPLHEYGLEFIEPEVEAAHPFDDGTAAVLKRSISATARLLGKDEQAYVKFIQPITEMWPDIAPDILGPFHFPKHPLAMAKFGLKGLTSANYLSREFQTAKAKGLWAGMAAHSIQPLTGATTSAIGLVLMAAGHLKGWPVPKGGSASIANALAAYFVSLGGTIETNSYVRSIDQLPAAKAVLFDVTPKQLLAIAGNRFNATYTKQLQRYRYGMGVFKIDWALQEPIPFTASECRQAGTVHIGNTIEEIVESERLSSAGVHPEKPFVLLAQPSVFDATRAPAGKHTAWAYCHVPHGSTVDMTSAIENQVERFAPGFKDLVLARHTFNTQQLEAYNPNYIGGDINGGVIDLRQLYTRPAMRWSPYTTPAKGIYICSSSTPPGGGVHGMCGYHAARKALQDIFAIDLKID comes from the coding sequence ATGAATGTAATGAACACACATGATGCAATAGTAGTAGGTTCCGGTCCCAACGGCCTCGCGGCTGCCATCACTTTGCAGCAAGCCGGCGTAAAGGTGCTGTTGCTGGAAGGAAAGAAAACGATCGGTGGAGGATTGCGTACAGCGGAGCTTACGTTGCCTGGTTATTTACATGATATTTGCTCGGCCATCCATCCCATGGCGGTAGCTTCTCCGTTTATGTCGCAATTGCCTTTACACGAATATGGGCTGGAATTTATAGAGCCGGAAGTGGAGGCTGCGCATCCCTTTGATGATGGTACGGCAGCCGTGTTGAAAAGATCCATTTCAGCAACAGCCCGGTTGCTGGGTAAAGATGAACAGGCTTATGTAAAGTTCATCCAACCCATAACAGAAATGTGGCCCGATATAGCGCCTGATATCCTGGGGCCTTTCCATTTTCCCAAACATCCTTTGGCAATGGCGAAGTTCGGGTTAAAGGGACTGACCTCTGCCAACTATTTATCACGGGAATTTCAAACCGCCAAAGCAAAAGGTTTGTGGGCCGGGATGGCGGCGCATTCCATTCAACCTTTAACGGGTGCTACCACTTCGGCTATTGGTTTGGTTTTGATGGCGGCCGGACATTTAAAAGGCTGGCCGGTACCCAAAGGGGGCTCGGCATCCATTGCCAATGCACTGGCGGCGTACTTTGTTTCCTTAGGCGGAACAATTGAAACGAATAGTTATGTGCGGTCAATCGATCAGCTGCCGGCAGCCAAAGCAGTGTTGTTCGATGTTACGCCAAAACAGTTATTGGCAATCGCTGGTAACCGGTTTAACGCAACTTATACAAAGCAATTGCAGCGCTACCGGTATGGCATGGGCGTATTTAAAATTGATTGGGCATTGCAGGAGCCGATCCCTTTCACCGCGTCTGAATGTCGCCAGGCTGGAACGGTGCATATTGGAAATACCATAGAAGAGATTGTTGAAAGCGAACGGTTATCATCGGCAGGTGTTCATCCTGAAAAACCGTTTGTCTTACTGGCCCAGCCAAGTGTGTTTGATGCCACGCGGGCCCCTGCTGGTAAACACACGGCCTGGGCCTATTGCCACGTGCCCCACGGCTCCACCGTTGATATGACAAGTGCAATCGAAAACCAGGTGGAAAGGTTCGCACCGGGATTCAAGGACTTAGTCCTGGCAAGGCATACTTTCAATACACAACAGCTGGAAGCGTATAATCCCAACTATATCGGCGGCGATATCAATGGCGGCGTTATCGATCTCAGGCAATTGTATACCCGGCCGGCTATGCGCTGGTCGCCCTACACTACGCCTGCAAAAGGCATCTACATCTGTTCCTCGTCAACGCCACCGGGTGGAGGTGTGCATGGTATGTGCGGATATCATGCCGCACGCAAAGCCCTGCAAGATATATTTGCTATCGATCTGAAAATAGATTAA